A section of the Marinoscillum sp. 108 genome encodes:
- a CDS encoding SDR family NAD(P)-dependent oxidoreductase: MRADAAAPITQEQINQCITVLESLLGDTTQLFELPEEQRIALLKAAGALTRPDRAEFDKRRKDAKKAAKRKMVERDKHIRKTTGIRSARESVVFEAPKLISLTGKEHEAAPELESPRNCYVCKAVYTKVHHFYDAMCPECADFNYAKRFQTADLTGQVAIITGSRLKIGYHITLMMLRAGATVVATTRFPVDSALRFAKENDFKSWSHRLKIHGLDLRHIPSVEIFCNFIEHQYDRLDILINNAAQTVRRPAGFYKHLMANEEMNTNELPLLTRGLLSDHLYCLSELQELAPSKTKNQNLPVAWNAPEPGIGLRASAKLSQIPYSFDNSLQTQEVFPEGKLDADLQQVDLRKTNSWRLKLGEIETPEMVEVQLVNAVAPFVLCNRLSRLMRKENTGKKHIVNVSAMEGKFHRFYKEDRHPHTNMAKAALNMMTHTSASDFAKDGIYMNAVDTGWVTDEDPAELARHKTEVHDFQPPLDIVDGAARVLDPLFDGINTGKHWCGKFLKDYRPIDW; encoded by the coding sequence ATGCGAGCAGACGCTGCTGCACCCATCACTCAGGAACAGATCAATCAGTGCATCACTGTGCTGGAGAGCCTTTTGGGAGATACCACCCAACTATTTGAACTCCCCGAAGAACAACGCATTGCCCTACTAAAAGCAGCTGGCGCCCTTACACGACCAGACAGGGCAGAATTTGACAAGCGAAGAAAAGATGCCAAAAAAGCCGCCAAGAGAAAAATGGTGGAACGGGATAAGCACATCCGTAAAACCACCGGTATTCGCAGTGCCCGGGAGTCTGTAGTTTTTGAGGCGCCCAAACTAATTTCCCTTACGGGGAAAGAGCACGAGGCAGCACCCGAGCTGGAATCACCCAGAAACTGCTACGTATGCAAAGCAGTGTACACCAAGGTCCACCATTTCTATGATGCTATGTGCCCGGAATGCGCAGATTTCAACTATGCGAAGCGTTTTCAGACCGCCGACCTCACGGGTCAGGTAGCCATCATCACGGGCTCCAGACTGAAAATCGGGTATCACATTACCCTCATGATGCTCAGAGCCGGGGCTACGGTAGTGGCTACCACCAGGTTTCCGGTGGACTCTGCCCTCAGATTTGCCAAAGAGAACGATTTTAAATCCTGGAGTCACCGCCTCAAAATCCACGGGCTGGATCTGAGACACATTCCCTCCGTGGAGATTTTCTGCAACTTCATAGAGCATCAGTATGACCGTCTGGACATCCTGATCAATAATGCCGCACAGACTGTGAGAAGACCGGCAGGGTTTTACAAACACCTAATGGCCAATGAGGAAATGAATACGAATGAATTGCCTCTGCTCACCAGAGGGCTCCTTTCCGACCACCTCTATTGCCTCTCTGAGCTGCAGGAACTGGCCCCTTCAAAAACTAAAAACCAGAACCTACCGGTGGCCTGGAATGCTCCGGAGCCTGGTATAGGGCTGCGTGCTTCGGCAAAACTCTCGCAGATTCCCTATAGCTTCGACAACTCCCTTCAGACCCAGGAAGTATTCCCTGAAGGCAAGCTGGATGCAGACCTGCAACAGGTAGACCTACGCAAAACCAACAGCTGGCGGTTAAAACTGGGCGAAATAGAAACCCCGGAAATGGTCGAAGTGCAGTTGGTCAACGCAGTAGCTCCATTTGTGCTTTGCAACAGGCTTTCCCGATTGATGCGCAAAGAAAACACCGGCAAAAAGCACATTGTGAACGTATCAGCAATGGAGGGCAAATTCCATCGATTCTATAAGGAAGACCGGCACCCGCACACCAATATGGCCAAAGCTGCCCTCAACATGATGACTCACACTTCAGCATCGGATTTTGCCAAAGATGGCATCTATATGAATGCTGTGGATACGGGGTGGGTGACGGACGAAGATCCGGCAGAATTGGCCAGACATAAAACGGAAGTTCATGACTTCCAGCCACCATTAGACATAGTGGATGGTGCCGCCCGGGTACTCGACCCGCTGTTTGACGGAATCAATACGGGCAAGCACTGGTGCGGGAAGTTCCTGAAAGACTACCGACCGATCGACTGGTAA
- a CDS encoding ATP-binding protein, producing MLTQLEEEHNLEDIQNKIIELALIIFSSLGIISLILNVIRAVYKNMTVVLTIHTSVVILLVLLLIFRNKVSHNLKAAGLLIAIYVVITVGLYQLGFVASAKALIVVLPVLTSFVLSHQKAILVSLLLLITYVIFGGLFVSGVFTDITYQTNYTSHNAVWLLDGAVIFLASFTLLFGSQIYRKAILHNFSVIRKHSAELITKEQKYKMLFETSNDAILLFDEGVFVDCNQKALTLFDCTARDIIGKTPIDFSPVEQPDGQLSKEKAPKFIQKAFEGVSQSFEWQHCKLNGEVFEASINLSLVALEEENYIQAVIRDITNQKNAERKIVAYQKGLEELVKARTQELEAANEDFRRANQELTTQKEMLSKTLSELRRTQEHLVETAKMASIGTLTAGVGHEINNPLNFIMGGLHNLECAIRQPESFEDDNELCAVQEEGLQTIKEGIGRIHEITKSLDHFNRSNQKKLGLCNLHAIINNCLQILNHEIKYKGKVLKTYHQQDILFVGNEGQLHQVFLNIISNAIQSFDKNGLITITTKLLTEQNLIEVDISDNGTGISPTDLDKVFDPFFTTKDPGLGKGLGLSMAHRIIQEHSGQINISSTTDGTRVVVQFPSKSTA from the coding sequence ATGCTCACTCAATTAGAGGAGGAACATAACCTGGAGGATATCCAAAACAAGATTATAGAATTAGCCCTCATTATTTTTTCTTCTCTGGGTATCATTTCTCTCATATTGAATGTAATCAGGGCTGTATACAAAAACATGACGGTGGTGCTCACCATTCATACCAGTGTGGTGATCCTTTTAGTACTTTTACTGATCTTCCGCAACAAGGTCAGCCACAACCTCAAAGCCGCAGGCCTACTCATTGCCATTTATGTGGTCATCACCGTGGGATTGTATCAGCTTGGCTTTGTCGCTTCAGCAAAAGCCCTCATTGTGGTACTACCAGTCCTCACCTCTTTTGTGCTTTCACATCAGAAGGCCATTCTGGTCTCACTCCTCCTGCTGATCACTTACGTCATCTTCGGAGGTCTTTTCGTTTCGGGGGTCTTCACCGATATCACTTATCAAACCAACTACACCTCACACAATGCAGTTTGGCTGTTGGACGGAGCAGTCATTTTTCTGGCCTCATTTACCCTTTTATTTGGGAGTCAGATTTACCGAAAGGCCATCTTGCACAACTTTTCGGTGATCCGCAAGCACAGTGCCGAACTGATCACCAAGGAGCAGAAATATAAAATGCTCTTCGAAACCTCTAATGACGCCATTCTGCTGTTTGATGAGGGGGTCTTTGTGGACTGCAACCAAAAGGCACTGACCTTATTTGATTGTACAGCTCGGGATATAATCGGAAAAACTCCGATTGACTTTAGTCCGGTGGAGCAACCCGACGGTCAGCTTTCAAAGGAAAAGGCACCAAAATTTATTCAGAAGGCTTTCGAAGGCGTATCACAGTCTTTCGAATGGCAGCATTGCAAACTCAATGGAGAAGTCTTTGAGGCCTCTATAAACCTTAGTCTGGTAGCGCTGGAGGAAGAAAATTATATCCAGGCTGTGATCAGAGATATCACCAATCAGAAAAACGCAGAACGAAAAATAGTAGCTTACCAAAAAGGTCTTGAAGAACTGGTGAAGGCACGAACGCAAGAGCTGGAAGCCGCCAACGAAGACTTTAGGCGTGCCAATCAGGAACTCACTACTCAGAAAGAAATGCTCAGCAAGACGCTTTCTGAGCTTAGGCGAACTCAGGAACACCTGGTGGAAACAGCCAAAATGGCCTCTATTGGTACACTTACTGCCGGAGTGGGGCATGAAATCAACAACCCACTAAACTTCATCATGGGTGGCCTGCATAACCTGGAATGTGCCATCAGGCAGCCGGAATCATTTGAGGATGATAATGAGCTCTGTGCCGTCCAGGAAGAAGGTCTTCAAACCATCAAAGAAGGGATCGGGCGCATTCACGAAATCACAAAAAGCCTGGATCATTTCAATAGGTCCAATCAAAAAAAATTGGGACTATGTAACCTTCACGCCATTATCAATAACTGCCTGCAAATCCTCAATCATGAAATCAAGTACAAGGGTAAGGTGCTTAAAACCTATCACCAACAGGACATTCTTTTTGTAGGAAATGAAGGTCAGTTGCATCAGGTTTTTCTCAACATCATCAGCAATGCCATCCAGTCCTTTGACAAAAATGGCTTGATTACCATCACCACGAAATTGCTTACAGAACAAAACCTCATCGAAGTGGACATCTCCGATAATGGAACAGGCATCTCTCCCACCGATCTGGACAAGGTTTTTGATCCATTTTTCACCACCAAAGATCCGGGACTGGGAAAAGGTCTCGGTCTGTCTATGGCCCATCGGATCATTCAGGAGCACAGTGGCCAGATCAACATCAGTTCCACCACCGATGGCACCCGCGTGGTGGTTCAGTTCCCTTCGAAATCAACGGCTTAA
- a CDS encoding sodium:proton antiporter has product MHIFDLIALIIFVSGLFIFLNTLYLKLPSSLGLMILTLILSVVILMTEILFPQWEIATEIKSFDFRDVLNQMVISVILFAGGLNMDINKLGTQKLPIIILSIVGAIISTLVIGTILYYVLNGLNIEISYMYSLVFGAVISSTDPISSSNTTKRFSLPKILEIKLEGESLFNGAFSVVLAFVLYHVAIVTGDQDITFVTFAQILLLEILGGITIGVLMGFIGFRLLKFIDNDDVHIEVLITIALVLVGSFISGFFSIYSKMVSLIMGLLIGYLSRGGANPVKKGEEIVGSYVYKFWNLMEETMAVMLFVLMGLEMLVLDWRMEFFAAGFIAVNVVLFGRWVSIFIPVKLMSGRFDFDKNTIPVMTWGAFRGGLPIALILALHNFPGKELLITMTYVVVVCSILFQGFTLPIMMRERFVNRVA; this is encoded by the coding sequence ATGCACATATTCGATTTAATAGCCCTGATCATTTTCGTTTCAGGCTTATTCATCTTTTTGAATACGCTTTACCTGAAATTGCCCTCGTCCCTGGGACTGATGATTCTCACCCTTATCCTTTCAGTGGTAATACTGATGACTGAAATTTTGTTTCCGCAGTGGGAAATTGCGACAGAGATTAAGTCCTTTGATTTTCGGGATGTTCTCAATCAAATGGTCATTAGTGTGATTCTCTTTGCGGGAGGATTAAACATGGACATCAATAAGCTAGGAACCCAAAAACTTCCGATCATCATTCTGTCCATTGTTGGTGCCATCATATCCACTCTGGTGATAGGGACCATACTCTACTATGTACTCAATGGGCTGAATATAGAGATTAGCTACATGTACAGCCTCGTTTTTGGAGCGGTGATTTCTTCTACAGACCCCATTTCATCCTCTAACACCACCAAAAGGTTTTCATTGCCAAAAATACTTGAGATCAAGCTGGAAGGCGAGTCACTGTTCAATGGGGCATTCTCTGTGGTATTGGCATTTGTGCTCTACCACGTGGCTATCGTCACCGGGGATCAGGACATCACGTTCGTCACATTTGCCCAAATCTTACTATTGGAGATTCTGGGAGGAATCACCATCGGGGTGTTGATGGGCTTTATTGGTTTCAGGCTCTTAAAATTCATCGATAATGACGATGTGCATATTGAGGTTTTGATCACCATTGCGCTGGTTCTTGTGGGATCCTTTATCTCAGGTTTCTTTAGCATCTATTCTAAAATGGTTTCGTTGATTATGGGTCTATTGATTGGTTATCTCAGCAGAGGAGGCGCCAATCCGGTGAAAAAAGGTGAGGAAATTGTGGGGTCTTATGTCTATAAATTCTGGAACCTGATGGAAGAGACCATGGCGGTGATGCTCTTTGTGTTGATGGGGCTGGAAATGCTGGTTTTGGACTGGCGTATGGAGTTCTTTGCGGCTGGTTTTATCGCAGTGAATGTGGTGTTGTTCGGCCGGTGGGTGAGCATTTTCATTCCGGTGAAACTGATGTCTGGCAGATTCGATTTTGATAAAAACACTATTCCAGTAATGACCTGGGGTGCATTCAGAGGTGGTTTACCTATCGCCCTGATATTGGCCCTGCATAACTTTCCGGGAAAGGAACTACTGATCACCATGACTTATGTGGTGGTGGTGTGCTCTATTCTGTTTCAGGGGTTCACTTTACCAATTATGATGAGAGAGCGCTTCGTCAATCGGGTAGCATAA
- a CDS encoding efflux RND transporter periplasmic adaptor subunit has translation MKNIKFNHLIYIAWALLTPLLISCSSPVNETEDEEHDEGNIVELTQAQYDLADIQLGKIEQRTIGSELRVSGIIDVPPQSNVSINLPYGGFVKYTEMLPGTRVKKGQFLVSVENPQFIQFQQEYLEGLANREYLKADFERQSSLYDEKVASGKSFQQAKSAYLSNEARIKSMEARLKLIGFDLQKVQAGEISSSVRIYSPENGSVREVFTNVGKYVGPQDAIMNITNSEDLHVELSVFEDDIPLVAKGQRIRFSLANNLNTWREAQVFLVGSGVREDRTVTVHGHLKEESADLLPGMYVSARIETGTHAVWAAPDEAIVRFGGRHYVFTFLEKKMENGEPHYAYEMIEVNKGISEDGFSEVSLADPTLDLSTIDLVTQGAFTLLAKGKNSEEDGHGHGH, from the coding sequence ATGAAAAACATAAAATTCAATCATCTTATTTATATCGCATGGGCACTCCTGACTCCCCTATTGATCTCCTGTTCTTCACCTGTGAATGAAACGGAGGATGAAGAACATGACGAAGGGAATATAGTAGAACTGACCCAGGCACAGTATGACCTGGCAGATATCCAGCTCGGTAAAATAGAGCAGAGAACCATCGGGTCAGAGTTACGTGTAAGTGGCATCATCGATGTTCCGCCACAAAGCAACGTCTCCATCAATTTACCCTATGGTGGTTTTGTGAAGTATACAGAAATGTTGCCTGGTACCCGGGTGAAAAAAGGTCAGTTTCTGGTTTCGGTAGAAAACCCCCAGTTTATCCAGTTTCAGCAGGAGTACCTGGAAGGGCTGGCGAATCGTGAGTACTTAAAGGCAGATTTCGAGCGACAATCATCACTATATGATGAAAAAGTGGCCTCAGGAAAGAGTTTCCAGCAAGCCAAAAGTGCTTACCTATCCAATGAAGCCAGGATCAAGTCTATGGAAGCCCGTCTAAAGCTCATTGGGTTTGATCTCCAAAAGGTGCAGGCAGGTGAGATCTCTTCCAGTGTAAGGATCTACTCTCCAGAGAATGGCTCAGTCCGGGAGGTTTTCACCAATGTGGGCAAATATGTAGGCCCTCAGGATGCCATTATGAACATCACCAACTCCGAAGATCTCCATGTAGAACTCTCCGTCTTTGAGGATGACATTCCCCTGGTGGCAAAGGGTCAGCGTATCCGCTTCTCGCTGGCCAACAATCTCAATACCTGGCGCGAGGCCCAAGTATTTCTCGTTGGCAGTGGAGTCAGAGAAGATCGCACGGTGACGGTGCATGGTCACTTAAAAGAAGAATCGGCGGATTTACTGCCGGGCATGTATGTATCAGCCCGAATAGAAACGGGCACTCATGCGGTGTGGGCTGCTCCCGATGAGGCCATAGTGCGCTTTGGAGGCAGGCATTATGTCTTCACCTTCCTGGAAAAGAAAATGGAAAATGGTGAGCCGCATTATGCCTATGAGATGATCGAGGTGAATAAAGGAATCAGTGAAGATGGTTTTTCAGAAGTCTCATTGGCTGACCCTACGCTGGACCTCAGCACCATCGATCTGGTGACGCAAGGAGCCTTCACCCTGCTGGCTAAAGGTAAAAACAGTGAAGAAGACGGTCATGGACACGGGCATTGA
- a CDS encoding CusA/CzcA family heavy metal efflux RND transporter produces MLDKIIRFSVQNKLIIGLFTLGLVVWGGYSLRQLPIDAVPDITNNQVQVITTSPSLSAEEVERLITYPVEITMATIPEIEEIRSFSRFGLSVVTIVFKEKVDVYWARQQVNERMAAVEAQIPPGVGKPGMAPITTGLGEIYQYVIGTQPGYKDRYDARELRSIQDWIVRRQLLGTPGVADVSSFGGYLKQYEIAVDPDHLKAMNVSIGEVLRALEANNENTGGAYIEKGLSALFIRSEGLISSLEDIGNIVIKNNQDGIPVLIKNIGKVQLGSAIRYGATTKNGNGEVVSAIVMMLKGENSADVIHNVKSRIEEIQKTLPEGVTIEPFLDRTKLVDNAIGTVTKNLTEGALIVIFVLLLLLGNLRAGLIVASVIPLALLFAFSMMNLFGVSGNLMSLGAIDFGLIVDGAVIIVEATMHHLGLLRLGRKLTQSEMDEEVYQSASKIRNSAAFGEIIILIVYLPILALVGTEGKMFGPMAQTVSFAILGAFILSLTYVPMASAMFLSKKTEYKANISDKIMSFFHKTYSPTIRWVMHKRVLILTLSAAFFACSLWVFSTMGGEFIPTLEEGDFAVETRVISGSSLQNTIKATTQAEKILLAQFPEIEQVVSKIGSGEIPTDPMPPEAADLMIILKDRSEWVSASNREDLANQMSAALSVIPGVTFGFQQPIQMRFNELMTGVRQDVAIKIYGEDLESLSGYAGQIGKIVSEVDGAVDLYIEEVTGIPQIVIDYKRDQLAKFGLNVREVNQTIQAAFAGSSAGLVYEGEKRFDLVVRLSKSNRSNLDDVRNLYVVRPDGHQIPLYQVADVSIKDGPYQIQRDDTRRRIIVAFNVRNRDVESIVTEIQRRIEASVVLAPGYAISYGGQFENLVEARQRLAVAVPLALLLIFVLLYFTFGSVKQGILIFTAIPLSAIGGILALWMRGMPFSISAGVGFIALFGVAVLNGIVLISEFNRLKSNGVADVFERIYQGTHVRLRPVILTAAVASMGFLPMALSVSAGAEVQKPLATVVIGGLITATLLTLVVLPVLYYYFEKSIKLRPGALLLLLLGTACLYATPSYAQESGVRYLSADEAMTLALENNPGLRAIDLQTEQQRVLKGASWSIPKTELSLTHGQYNSAYTDDNQFNISQSLAFPTVYANQRKLSGAQIESQERRYLASANELKQQVKATWYEWWWQESRLQLLLSQDSIFQRFAESATLRYETGESNLLEKATAASQVAEIAVRIQQTRVDIEILRTQLKTLLNTTDNIGIEMEPMLLQQDFHLSEEPSISDNPTLVWYQQQIEVADRQKSLEKSQLLPDIRLGYFNQSLNGPGQTRAGDPIVYSSGDRFTGFQVGLAIPLFGANAQVSEVKAAELKKQQTNLQLEAMTNELNGQLSALIQQHQKSLSSLSYYQENALPQTELILEQSQKGFASGEISYVEYVQGLDRALSIKFNYLDILNQYNQTLIRISYISGIL; encoded by the coding sequence ATGCTTGATAAAATCATTCGATTTTCAGTTCAAAATAAACTGATCATCGGCCTGTTCACTTTAGGGCTTGTCGTTTGGGGCGGATATTCCCTTCGGCAACTGCCTATTGATGCAGTCCCCGATATCACCAACAATCAGGTGCAAGTGATTACCACCTCGCCTTCATTGTCCGCCGAGGAAGTAGAGCGACTCATTACCTACCCGGTGGAAATCACGATGGCCACCATTCCGGAGATTGAGGAAATTCGTTCTTTCTCTCGGTTTGGCTTATCAGTGGTCACCATCGTCTTTAAAGAAAAAGTCGATGTTTACTGGGCCCGGCAGCAGGTCAACGAGCGGATGGCTGCTGTAGAAGCTCAGATTCCACCTGGTGTGGGCAAGCCCGGCATGGCTCCCATCACCACGGGTCTCGGAGAAATCTATCAATACGTGATAGGCACCCAACCTGGCTATAAAGACCGCTATGATGCCCGTGAACTGAGGAGCATTCAGGACTGGATTGTGCGTAGGCAGTTGCTCGGCACACCCGGAGTAGCGGACGTCAGTAGCTTTGGTGGGTACCTCAAACAATATGAAATCGCCGTAGATCCAGATCATCTCAAGGCTATGAATGTATCCATAGGTGAGGTACTTCGTGCCCTGGAGGCCAATAACGAAAACACCGGCGGTGCCTACATAGAAAAGGGGCTCTCTGCGCTGTTTATTCGCAGTGAGGGACTCATCAGTAGTCTGGAGGATATAGGTAACATCGTAATTAAGAACAATCAGGATGGCATACCAGTCCTGATCAAGAACATCGGGAAGGTGCAGCTTGGGAGTGCCATTCGGTATGGGGCCACCACCAAAAATGGAAACGGAGAAGTGGTGAGTGCCATTGTGATGATGTTGAAAGGTGAGAACTCCGCTGACGTTATTCACAATGTGAAATCCCGAATTGAAGAAATTCAAAAGACCTTGCCTGAGGGAGTAACCATAGAGCCATTTCTCGACAGAACTAAACTGGTTGATAATGCCATTGGCACTGTTACCAAAAACCTGACAGAAGGAGCTCTCATTGTGATCTTTGTCTTATTGCTGCTCCTGGGCAACTTACGAGCGGGTCTCATTGTGGCTTCAGTGATTCCCCTGGCTTTGTTATTTGCTTTTTCCATGATGAATCTATTCGGTGTTTCGGGCAACCTGATGAGTCTCGGGGCCATTGATTTCGGCCTGATCGTGGATGGTGCGGTGATCATTGTGGAAGCCACCATGCACCATCTGGGCTTGCTTAGACTGGGAAGGAAACTCACTCAGTCTGAGATGGATGAGGAGGTCTATCAGTCCGCCAGTAAGATTCGGAATTCGGCAGCTTTTGGCGAAATAATCATATTGATTGTATACCTGCCCATTCTGGCGCTGGTAGGAACCGAAGGCAAAATGTTTGGCCCAATGGCTCAGACAGTGAGTTTTGCAATATTAGGTGCATTCATTCTCTCGCTTACCTATGTACCAATGGCCTCCGCCATGTTTTTAAGTAAGAAAACCGAATACAAAGCCAATATTTCGGATAAAATCATGTCCTTTTTTCATAAAACATACTCCCCAACCATCCGATGGGTCATGCATAAAAGAGTTCTGATACTGACTCTATCAGCAGCCTTTTTCGCATGCTCCTTGTGGGTATTCTCCACCATGGGTGGCGAGTTTATCCCCACGCTGGAGGAGGGCGACTTTGCCGTAGAAACCAGGGTGATTTCCGGCAGTTCGCTCCAAAACACCATCAAAGCCACCACGCAAGCTGAAAAAATACTCCTGGCCCAGTTTCCCGAAATTGAACAGGTGGTATCAAAAATTGGCTCAGGGGAGATCCCCACGGATCCCATGCCTCCCGAGGCAGCAGACCTCATGATCATCCTCAAAGACCGAAGCGAATGGGTATCCGCTTCCAACCGCGAAGACTTGGCCAATCAAATGTCGGCGGCCCTTTCAGTCATCCCCGGTGTGACCTTTGGTTTTCAGCAGCCCATCCAAATGCGATTTAATGAACTCATGACAGGAGTGCGTCAGGATGTGGCGATTAAAATCTATGGTGAAGACCTGGAGAGCCTATCAGGTTACGCAGGGCAGATCGGCAAAATTGTTTCTGAGGTAGATGGGGCTGTCGATTTATATATAGAGGAGGTCACTGGAATCCCTCAAATAGTGATCGACTATAAAAGGGATCAGCTGGCCAAGTTTGGTCTCAATGTGAGGGAGGTTAATCAAACCATTCAGGCCGCCTTTGCCGGCTCTTCCGCTGGCCTTGTTTACGAAGGTGAGAAACGATTCGATCTGGTAGTAAGACTCAGCAAAAGCAACAGAAGCAACCTGGATGATGTACGCAACCTCTACGTAGTAAGACCGGACGGTCATCAGATTCCGCTCTATCAGGTGGCGGATGTTTCCATCAAAGATGGGCCTTACCAGATTCAACGTGATGACACCCGAAGAAGAATCATCGTGGCCTTCAATGTCAGAAACAGGGATGTGGAGAGCATTGTCACAGAGATCCAGAGAAGAATAGAAGCCTCAGTAGTTCTGGCACCAGGGTATGCCATATCCTATGGTGGCCAATTTGAAAATTTGGTGGAGGCACGCCAGAGACTGGCCGTTGCAGTGCCCCTGGCACTTCTGCTTATTTTCGTTCTGTTGTATTTCACCTTTGGGTCAGTAAAACAGGGCATTCTGATCTTTACCGCCATTCCGCTTTCGGCCATCGGTGGCATTTTAGCCCTCTGGATGAGGGGCATGCCCTTTAGTATCTCCGCGGGAGTTGGATTCATTGCTTTGTTTGGAGTGGCAGTACTCAATGGAATCGTACTCATATCAGAGTTTAACCGGCTGAAATCTAATGGTGTCGCTGATGTTTTCGAGCGAATTTATCAGGGAACACACGTGCGTCTGCGACCAGTAATTTTAACAGCCGCGGTTGCCTCTATGGGCTTCCTGCCCATGGCCCTGTCTGTCTCTGCCGGTGCAGAAGTACAGAAACCACTGGCCACAGTGGTCATTGGCGGGCTCATTACGGCCACCCTGCTTACGCTCGTGGTACTACCAGTACTGTACTACTATTTTGAGAAAAGCATCAAACTCAGACCAGGAGCACTCCTGCTTTTGCTGCTGGGAACGGCTTGTTTATATGCTACACCTTCCTACGCACAGGAGTCAGGAGTACGGTACCTCTCGGCTGATGAGGCTATGACCCTGGCCTTGGAAAATAACCCGGGTCTCAGGGCCATAGACCTGCAAACCGAGCAACAACGCGTGCTCAAAGGTGCAAGCTGGAGCATCCCGAAAACGGAGCTTTCTCTTACACATGGTCAGTATAACAGTGCCTATACCGATGATAACCAATTCAACATCAGCCAAAGCCTGGCTTTCCCTACTGTGTATGCCAACCAGAGGAAATTATCTGGCGCACAAATTGAGAGTCAGGAGAGACGTTATTTAGCCTCGGCCAATGAACTGAAGCAACAGGTGAAGGCCACATGGTATGAATGGTGGTGGCAAGAAAGCAGGCTTCAATTGCTTCTGAGCCAGGACAGTATCTTCCAACGCTTTGCAGAATCGGCCACTCTCCGGTATGAAACGGGTGAAAGCAACCTACTTGAAAAGGCCACTGCAGCCTCTCAGGTAGCCGAAATCGCAGTAAGGATTCAGCAGACCAGGGTTGACATTGAAATACTCAGGACACAGCTAAAAACCCTACTCAACACCACCGACAACATCGGTATAGAGATGGAGCCGATGCTTTTGCAGCAAGATTTCCATTTGTCCGAAGAACCAAGCATCTCTGATAACCCCACTCTGGTGTGGTACCAACAACAAATTGAAGTGGCCGACAGGCAAAAATCACTGGAAAAGTCTCAACTGCTCCCCGACATCAGACTGGGGTATTTCAATCAATCGCTCAACGGACCTGGCCAGACCCGCGCCGGAGACCCTATTGTATACTCCTCAGGAGACCGATTTACAGGATTTCAGGTGGGCCTTGCCATCCCGCTTTTCGGAGCGAATGCACAGGTCTCAGAGGTCAAAGCAGCAGAGCTGAAAAAACAGCAAACAAACCTCCAGCTGGAAGCGATGACCAATGAGCTTAACGGGCAGCTAAGCGCTCTCATTCAGCAGCATCAAAAATCCTTGTCCAGCTTGTCGTATTATCAGGAAAATGCACTTCCTCAGACAGAACTCATTCTGGAGCAGTCCCAAAAAGGGTTTGCGAGTGGAGAAATCAGCTATGTAGAGTATGTACAAGGCCTGGACCGTGCCCTTTCTATCAAATTCAATTATCTCGATATCCTCAACCAATATAACCAGACACTTATTCGGATCAGTTACATCTCTGGTATTCTCTAA